In one window of Pseudobdellovibrionaceae bacterium DNA:
- a CDS encoding YdbC family protein — protein sequence MLIKWIVCKVIPEHRTSFSKAQEAWQELSDVDGFIAQFGGWDLKNSGDACILGLWKDKESYDQFMNHVHDNVFETNSQENTYESISVGLFDTVLDMPGLHSNLVTSLCDGKYLRVADCKVKPDHVDHFVAVQREIWIPEMAKAKGMIGGNFNRSPCEDRFIVTTLWTEQKLHDEYSKNIVPSLREKANVSNDLIHMTGRFVLLEPTWEVN from the coding sequence ATGCTAATTAAATGGATCGTTTGCAAAGTAATACCAGAACATCGTACTAGCTTCTCAAAAGCGCAAGAGGCATGGCAGGAACTATCAGATGTGGATGGCTTTATCGCTCAATTTGGGGGATGGGATCTAAAAAATAGTGGTGACGCCTGTATATTAGGGCTATGGAAGGATAAAGAGTCTTACGATCAGTTTATGAACCATGTCCATGACAATGTTTTTGAAACAAACTCTCAAGAAAATACATACGAGAGTATTTCTGTAGGCTTGTTTGATACAGTTTTAGATATGCCTGGATTACATAGTAATTTAGTAACTTCTTTGTGTGATGGAAAATATCTGCGAGTTGCAGATTGTAAAGTAAAGCCAGATCACGTTGACCACTTTGTAGCTGTTCAACGTGAAATTTGGATACCTGAAATGGCAAAGGCCAAAGGAATGATCGGTGGTAATTTTAATAGATCTCCTTGTGAAGATAGATTTATTGTTACTACACTTTGGACTGAACAAAAACTCCATGATGAATATTCAAAAAACATTGTTCCTTCACTAAGAGAAAAGGCAAATGTTTCGAATGACCTGATCCACATGACAGGAAGATTCGTACTGTTAGAACCAACTTGGGAGGTGAATTAA
- a CDS encoding GNAT family N-acetyltransferase, producing the protein MEKLKMALELQEISFERDENVQEILLADHVELGHVMYEAYLGTIDYSGESIEEAIEEVNGTLEGKYGKIINEACLQTKVEDEIASAIVCNILEKSGLPMITFAMTKAKFKGKGFSKKLIKEALMRLKDLGYKKCLLFVTDGNEPALSIYKKMGFQAV; encoded by the coding sequence ATGGAAAAATTAAAAATGGCACTTGAATTACAAGAAATTTCTTTTGAGAGAGACGAGAATGTGCAAGAAATTCTCCTCGCTGATCATGTTGAACTTGGCCATGTGATGTACGAAGCCTACTTGGGCACAATTGATTATAGTGGTGAATCTATAGAGGAAGCTATAGAAGAAGTAAATGGAACACTTGAGGGAAAATACGGAAAAATTATCAATGAGGCTTGTTTGCAAACTAAAGTTGAAGATGAAATTGCATCGGCTATAGTTTGTAATATTTTAGAGAAAAGTGGCCTACCAATGATAACCTTTGCAATGACGAAAGCTAAATTTAAGGGAAAAGGATTTTCTAAAAAATTGATTAAAGAGGCTCTTATGAGGCTTAAAGATTTGGGATACAAAAAATGTTTGTTATTTGTAACTGATGGCAATGAACCGGCACTGTCTATTTACAAAAAAATGGGGTTTCAGGCTGTATGA
- a CDS encoding GNAT family N-acetyltransferase, with amino-acid sequence MIRPAKEHEAKILSDLAVRSKSYWPYDEKFIQDCKDDLSLNPDHIKAGMVYVYEENDKPIGYYGFDSKAEFPEMICLFVEPEYIGKGIGLKLWSHSLTFAKNNNWQSFKIVADPYAAENFYLKVGCKQTGTYQSPVREDRKLPLLEYSLKTSKECYGTKL; translated from the coding sequence GTGATTAGACCTGCCAAAGAGCATGAAGCAAAAATATTATCTGATCTTGCTGTGAGGTCTAAATCTTATTGGCCATATGATGAAAAGTTCATTCAAGATTGTAAAGATGACCTTTCTTTAAATCCAGATCATATAAAAGCAGGAATGGTTTATGTTTATGAAGAAAATGACAAGCCTATTGGCTATTATGGATTTGATTCTAAAGCTGAATTTCCTGAAATGATCTGTCTTTTTGTTGAACCTGAATATATTGGCAAAGGGATTGGTCTAAAACTTTGGAGTCACTCATTAACATTTGCTAAGAATAATAACTGGCAATCTTTTAAAATTGTTGCTGACCCATATGCTGCTGAAAATTTTTACTTAAAGGTTGGCTGCAAACAAACTGGAACATATCAATCGCCTGTAAGGGAAGATCGCAAACTTCCTCTGTTAGAGTATTCACTTAAAACATCAAAAGAGTGCTATGGAACGAAGTTATGA
- a CDS encoding GNAT family N-acetyltransferase translates to MNIRSLGRKTDLIFARFSGTVEDKGFYTLVKTPSNPGYHWGNYIIFDRPPQGGDLKNWKKLFNSEFTYYSEPHHYTFTWDCDNNHCNDVQEFIDNGFELDSGVVLTTSTLNSPPYPNNDIFIKKIESDEEWSDVLKLQMLCSNPKYINDYYEAFKTEQMKQYRKMSEDGLGNWFGAYLGEKLVGDLGIFYENDIGRYQNVGTHPEYRKKGICGTLVYEAGNIAFRDYDVNYLVIEADPEYHAARIYESVGFKKSETNYSLSWWRGKELS, encoded by the coding sequence GTGAATATTAGATCTCTAGGGAGAAAAACAGATTTAATTTTTGCAAGATTCTCAGGAACTGTAGAAGATAAGGGCTTCTATACGCTAGTTAAGACTCCTTCAAATCCAGGATATCATTGGGGCAATTACATTATATTTGATCGCCCACCTCAGGGCGGTGATCTAAAAAACTGGAAAAAGTTATTTAATAGTGAATTTACTTATTATTCAGAACCACACCATTATACATTTACTTGGGATTGTGATAACAACCACTGTAATGACGTACAAGAGTTTATTGATAATGGCTTTGAACTAGACTCAGGAGTTGTCTTAACAACATCCACGCTTAATTCCCCTCCATACCCAAATAATGATATTTTTATTAAAAAAATTGAATCTGATGAAGAATGGAGTGATGTCTTAAAACTTCAAATGCTCTGCTCAAATCCTAAATATATTAATGACTACTATGAAGCATTTAAAACTGAACAAATGAAACAATATAGAAAAATGTCAGAAGATGGATTGGGGAACTGGTTTGGGGCATACTTAGGTGAAAAGCTTGTGGGTGACCTTGGGATATTTTATGAAAACGACATTGGACGGTATCAAAATGTGGGCACTCACCCAGAATATAGAAAAAAAGGTATCTGCGGTACACTTGTTTATGAAGCTGGAAATATTGCCTTTAGAGATTATGATGTAAACTATCTTGTCATTGAAGCTGACCCTGAATACCATGCCGCAAGAATTTATGAGTCCGTAGGATTCAAGAAAAGCGAAACAAATTATTCTCTTAGTTGGTGGCGTGGAAAGGAGCTTTCGTGA
- a CDS encoding VOC family protein: protein MIKALHHADIIIPNGAEDSARNFYCNLLGFSEIEKPDVLKSNGGLWLQLSNAQIHLSYEKKEGIDPAKTKAHLAYVVDNIEALEKSLIESNCPVKKQVQLPGMLRLETEDPFGHRIEFIEIIQEDKL from the coding sequence ATGATTAAAGCTCTACACCATGCTGACATCATTATTCCAAATGGTGCTGAGGATAGTGCCAGAAATTTTTATTGTAATCTTTTAGGCTTTAGCGAGATTGAAAAACCAGATGTCCTAAAATCAAATGGAGGACTCTGGTTGCAACTAAGTAACGCTCAAATTCACTTAAGCTATGAGAAAAAAGAAGGCATTGACCCAGCTAAGACTAAGGCTCACCTAGCTTATGTTGTAGATAACATAGAGGCTCTGGAAAAAAGCCTTATTGAAAGTAATTGCCCCGTAAAAAAGCAAGTACAGCTCCCAGGGATGTTACGCCTTGAAACAGAAGATCCTTTTGGTCATAGAATTGAGTTTATAGAAATCATACAAGAGGATAAACTGTGA
- a CDS encoding GHKL domain-containing protein, with amino-acid sequence MNKELEKILKKFNTIYALVLVALFLVSVFFIALNNYQNKVAIAETIAHIVEENLKSNQLREVMKTLSSARIDEFKAISYYKSDGTRSVTFPPTVDPSYFRNQSFLDSLRYLTFEIDLYFDKKQNVKFGTLRFSINPYKSIPTATLFWALFVVFLLPIARGYKKLIIRNFEQESMASKVTAVREVQRQIKHDSRGAIQAIKAVIDSSKNLDELELCTLKSATKRLEGMIAESRKQNINLVDKKVEVQKEALIHIYTALHDIITEKSALFDQSDIKINFSHNQKALSAYLDIDELHFKRIISNLLDNSIEAINQKKSKNKKIDVTFQAQESNLSIKITDNGIGIKPEHLPNIGTKGYTLKSNGSGLGISWAKERITEWSGDLKVESQHQLGTSISINLPIHKTPFWATDSISIKSIANIVAIDDDPSVVNQWKKKILTGNNIGFFGHESGERLLNKENLPENSIYLIDYDLGKHTMNGLNIASKIENKESIYMVTNNFDDWEVQRFCEDFGVKLIPKTVIPMLEIQKT; translated from the coding sequence ATGAATAAAGAGCTAGAAAAAATATTGAAAAAATTCAACACCATTTATGCTTTGGTATTGGTGGCCCTATTTTTGGTCTCAGTCTTTTTTATCGCTCTAAACAACTACCAAAACAAAGTGGCCATTGCCGAAACAATTGCCCACATTGTCGAAGAAAATTTAAAGTCAAATCAACTACGAGAAGTAATGAAAACTCTATCCTCCGCGCGAATTGATGAGTTTAAGGCCATAAGTTACTACAAGTCTGATGGAACAAGGTCTGTGACATTCCCACCCACTGTTGACCCCTCTTATTTTAGAAACCAAAGCTTTTTGGATAGTCTTAGATACCTCACTTTTGAAATTGATCTTTATTTTGATAAAAAACAAAACGTAAAATTTGGAACTCTTCGTTTTTCCATTAATCCTTATAAATCTATTCCCACTGCCACTCTTTTTTGGGCCTTATTTGTTGTTTTTTTATTACCGATAGCCCGAGGCTATAAAAAGCTCATAATTAGGAATTTTGAACAAGAATCCATGGCATCAAAGGTTACGGCTGTGCGAGAGGTTCAACGACAAATTAAACATGACTCAAGGGGGGCCATACAAGCTATAAAGGCGGTCATTGACTCATCTAAAAATCTTGATGAATTAGAGTTGTGCACTTTGAAATCCGCCACTAAACGACTTGAGGGTATGATTGCAGAATCTCGCAAACAAAATATAAATCTTGTCGATAAAAAGGTAGAGGTCCAAAAAGAGGCTCTTATCCATATTTATACAGCCCTTCATGATATCATTACTGAAAAGTCAGCTCTTTTTGATCAGTCGGACATAAAAATCAATTTTTCTCACAACCAAAAAGCTCTTTCGGCTTATTTGGACATTGACGAGCTTCACTTTAAAAGAATTATTTCAAATCTTCTGGATAACTCTATTGAAGCCATAAATCAGAAGAAATCTAAAAACAAAAAAATTGATGTCACTTTTCAAGCCCAAGAAAGCAACTTATCTATCAAAATCACTGATAATGGTATTGGTATAAAGCCTGAGCACCTTCCTAATATTGGAACTAAGGGTTACACACTTAAAAGCAATGGATCAGGGCTAGGTATTTCATGGGCCAAAGAAAGAATTACGGAATGGAGTGGCGATTTAAAAGTTGAATCTCAACACCAATTAGGAACTAGCATATCTATAAACCTTCCTATACATAAAACGCCCTTCTGGGCCACTGATTCAATTTCAATCAAAAGTATTGCTAATATTGTTGCCATCGACGATGACCCTTCAGTGGTTAACCAGTGGAAGAAGAAGATATTAACAGGTAACAATATTGGTTTTTTTGGCCACGAGTCCGGTGAAAGGCTACTTAATAAAGAAAATCTGCCAGAAAATTCGATTTATCTAATAGATTATGACTTAGGAAAACATACCATGAATGGGCTCAATATTGCCTCTAAAATTGAAAATAAAGAGTCCATATACATGGTGACAAATAACTTTGATGATTGGGAAGTTCAACGGTTTTGTGAGGATTTTGGCGTAAAATTGATCCCCAAAACTGTGATTCCTATGTTAGAAATACAGAAAACGTAA